Proteins from a genomic interval of Marmoricola sp. OAE513:
- a CDS encoding GNAT family N-acetyltransferase — MELFFCDPDDLEAVSAYVGAAEAARAVDAPWEQAPTITRIRAEMRHGFDGEPGEHYLLRADGRVVGTAAIFVSDRDNRELAWVELVVLPEVRRRGHGRAALALVLDRCLAIGRPLIVLYGWESDAARRFAAAAGFELESTEIRRLLELTGTADQDAHLRSVRDAATARAGGYHLVRFTGRTPADLLPDLVRVTAAINDAPRDGLEYEDELYDVDRVRAYESAQVEAGRRLYRVVASTADGEMVGHTAVSVDSEDPTWADQHDTAVVPEHRGRRLGLLLKSSMALWLRDVEPQLRWVGTENAESNGPMIDVNEELGYRVAGRQLLFQRRLRFTPCVDSVQPS; from the coding sequence GTGGAGCTGTTCTTCTGCGACCCGGACGACCTCGAGGCGGTCTCGGCGTACGTCGGTGCCGCTGAGGCGGCCCGAGCTGTCGACGCGCCGTGGGAACAGGCGCCGACGATCACCAGGATCCGGGCCGAGATGCGCCACGGCTTCGACGGCGAGCCGGGGGAGCACTACCTGCTGCGCGCCGACGGGAGGGTGGTGGGGACCGCGGCGATCTTCGTCAGCGACCGCGACAACCGCGAGCTGGCCTGGGTGGAGCTCGTCGTCCTGCCGGAGGTGCGCCGACGCGGGCACGGCCGTGCCGCGCTCGCGCTGGTCCTCGACCGCTGCCTGGCCATCGGTCGGCCGCTGATCGTGCTGTACGGCTGGGAGAGCGACGCTGCTCGCAGATTCGCCGCAGCGGCTGGGTTCGAGCTGGAGAGCACCGAGATCCGACGCCTGCTCGAGCTCACCGGCACGGCCGACCAGGACGCGCACCTGCGCTCCGTGCGCGACGCGGCGACCGCTCGTGCCGGCGGCTACCACCTGGTCCGGTTCACGGGTCGCACCCCGGCCGACCTGCTCCCGGACCTCGTACGCGTCACCGCCGCCATCAACGACGCGCCGCGCGACGGTCTGGAGTACGAGGACGAGCTCTACGACGTCGATCGAGTGCGGGCCTACGAGAGCGCGCAGGTCGAGGCCGGTCGACGGCTCTACCGGGTGGTGGCGAGCACCGCGGACGGCGAGATGGTCGGTCACACGGCGGTCTCGGTCGACAGCGAGGACCCGACCTGGGCGGACCAGCACGACACCGCCGTCGTCCCGGAACACCGGGGCAGACGCCTGGGCCTGCTGCTGAAGAGCTCGATGGCGCTCTGGTTGCGCGACGTCGAGCCGCAGCTGCGGTGGGTCGGCACCGAGAACGCCGAGTCGAACGGTCCGATGATCGACGTGAACGAGGAGCTGGGCTACCGGGTCGCCGGGCGACAGCTGCTGTTCCAGCGTCGGCTACGGTTCACCCCATGCGTGGATTCGGTGCAGCCCTCCTGA
- a CDS encoding SDR family oxidoreductase — MTDQTSTTLRPEQPTPDYVPGHGLLKDKVVVVTAAAGAGIGASITRRALEEGAKTVVLSDTHERRVAEAHEALATEFGAERVLSAVVDVTKEEDITALLDLADTVGGVDVMINNAGLGGTASVLEMTDDQWSKVLDITLTGTFRSVRAASNRMIANGTKGVIVNNASVIGWRAQEGQAHYAAAKAGVMALTRCAALDVAPHGVRINAVSPSLAMHPFLAKVTSDELLHELKQREAFGRAAEPWEVANVMVFLASDYSSYLTGEVISVSSQHA; from the coding sequence ATGACCGACCAGACTTCGACGACACTGCGACCCGAGCAGCCCACCCCTGACTACGTCCCGGGTCACGGCCTGCTGAAGGACAAGGTCGTCGTCGTCACCGCTGCGGCCGGCGCGGGTATCGGAGCGTCGATCACCCGGCGTGCCCTGGAGGAGGGGGCCAAGACGGTGGTCCTCTCCGACACCCACGAGCGCCGGGTCGCCGAGGCGCACGAGGCGCTGGCGACCGAGTTCGGCGCCGAGCGCGTGCTCTCGGCCGTCGTCGACGTGACCAAGGAGGAGGACATTACCGCCCTCCTCGATCTGGCCGACACCGTGGGCGGGGTCGACGTGATGATCAACAACGCGGGCCTCGGTGGTACCGCCAGCGTCCTGGAGATGACCGACGACCAGTGGAGCAAGGTCCTCGACATCACCCTGACCGGCACCTTCCGCAGCGTGCGCGCCGCATCGAACCGGATGATCGCGAACGGGACGAAGGGCGTCATCGTGAACAACGCCAGCGTGATCGGCTGGCGCGCGCAGGAGGGTCAGGCCCACTACGCCGCAGCCAAGGCCGGGGTGATGGCACTGACCCGATGCGCCGCGCTGGACGTCGCGCCGCACGGCGTCCGGATCAACGCCGTCTCGCCGAGCCTCGCGATGCACCCGTTCCTGGCCAAGGTGACCTCGGACGAGCTGCTGCACGAGCTGAAGCAGCGCGAGGCGTTCGGCCGCGCGGCCGAGCCGTGGGAGGTCGCCAACGTGATGGTCTTCCTGGCCAGCGACTACTCGTCGTACCTGACCGGTGAGGTGATCAGTGTCAGCAGCCAGCACGCCTGA
- a CDS encoding acetyl-CoA C-acetyltransferase: MPEAYIIDAVRTPVGKRRGSLAAMHSADLGAHVLKALVERTGIDAGAVDDVIMGCCDTIGSQAGDVARTAWLVAGLPDHVPGVTIDRQCGSSQQAVHFAAQGVMSGTQDLVVAGGLQNMSAIPISAAMLVADQYGFTTPFAESPGWNDRYGDVEVSQFNSAEMIAEKWGISREEMEEFALASHNRAKAAIAEGRFDNEIAPVTLADGTVFTTDECPRETSLEKMAGLEPLAPNGRITAGVASQICDGASALLIASEAAVQEHGLTPRARIHHLSVKGDDPIWMLTGPIRATRHALEKTGLTIDDIDLFECNEAFASVVLAWAKELEVPLEKVNVNGGGIALGHPIGATGTRIMATLLNELERTGGRYALQTMCEGGGQANVTIIERLDHA, encoded by the coding sequence ATGCCTGAGGCCTACATCATCGACGCCGTCCGGACCCCGGTCGGCAAGCGCCGCGGCTCGCTGGCCGCGATGCACTCCGCCGACCTGGGCGCGCACGTGCTGAAGGCGCTCGTGGAGCGCACCGGCATCGACGCCGGTGCCGTCGACGACGTGATCATGGGCTGCTGCGACACCATCGGGTCGCAGGCCGGCGACGTCGCCCGCACCGCGTGGCTGGTCGCCGGCCTGCCCGACCACGTCCCGGGCGTCACCATCGACCGGCAGTGCGGCTCCTCCCAGCAGGCGGTGCACTTCGCCGCGCAGGGCGTCATGTCCGGCACCCAGGACCTGGTCGTCGCCGGAGGTCTCCAGAACATGTCGGCCATCCCGATCTCCGCCGCGATGCTGGTCGCGGACCAGTACGGGTTCACCACGCCGTTCGCCGAGTCGCCGGGCTGGAACGACCGGTACGGCGACGTCGAGGTCTCGCAGTTCAACTCCGCCGAGATGATCGCCGAGAAGTGGGGCATCAGTCGTGAGGAGATGGAGGAGTTCGCTCTCGCCTCGCACAACCGGGCGAAGGCCGCCATCGCCGAGGGCCGGTTCGACAACGAGATCGCGCCGGTGACGCTGGCCGACGGGACCGTGTTCACGACCGACGAGTGCCCGCGCGAGACCTCCCTGGAGAAGATGGCCGGTCTCGAGCCGCTGGCCCCGAACGGACGGATCACCGCCGGTGTCGCCAGCCAGATCTGCGACGGCGCGTCGGCGCTGCTGATCGCCTCCGAGGCGGCCGTCCAGGAGCACGGCCTGACCCCGCGCGCCCGGATCCACCACCTCAGCGTCAAGGGCGACGACCCGATCTGGATGCTCACCGGTCCGATCCGGGCGACCCGACACGCGCTGGAGAAGACTGGTCTGACCATCGACGACATCGACCTGTTCGAGTGCAACGAGGCGTTCGCCTCGGTCGTGCTCGCCTGGGCCAAGGAGCTCGAGGTCCCGCTGGAGAAGGTCAACGTCAACGGTGGGGGCATCGCACTGGGTCACCCGATCGGCGCGACCGGTACCCGCATCATGGCCACGCTGCTCAACGAGCTCGAGCGCACCGGCGGTCGCTACGCGCTGCAGACGATGTGCGAGGGCGGCGGCCAGGCCAACGTGACGATCATCGAGCGCCTCGACCACGCCTGA
- a CDS encoding lipase family protein: MTEDSVVDRAIRFALTAVGARKLETKPSDPFYDRPDDVPATPGSLIRAEPGRFYIDPFKLVPAPARVERIMFTTSDRLGRSIPVTGTVLTPTRPRTKRDDRGLVVFAVGTQGMGTQCAPSRQMAAGREYESIFITGLLARGYNVVVPDYQGLGVDGTHTYMSRQVQGHVVLDALRAAQQLDNPDIPVSGPTAIAGYSQGGGAAASAAELWHEYAPELDVKGAVCGAVPADFPLVAAMLDGSPYFAFLGYALVGLSSDYGIDLGPLLSERGHEVAAALTHQCMFESLRRYAFTRSSTLTADGRSIGSMLREEPFATIVAEQKLGDGRYPRMEALVSHSHLDDVVPFECGRGLAERWAGQGARVRLSANYAPTHAAAALTSYSTAFAFLNGRFANKPMRANTKRYLHSLVEPAGLPAAD, encoded by the coding sequence GTGACCGAGGACAGCGTCGTCGACCGCGCCATCCGCTTCGCCCTGACCGCCGTCGGGGCGCGCAAACTGGAGACGAAGCCGAGCGACCCGTTCTACGACCGGCCCGACGATGTCCCGGCCACCCCTGGCTCGCTGATCCGTGCCGAGCCCGGCAGGTTCTACATCGACCCGTTCAAGCTGGTTCCCGCACCGGCCCGGGTCGAGCGGATCATGTTCACGACCTCCGACCGGCTCGGCCGCTCGATCCCGGTGACCGGCACCGTGCTGACCCCGACACGGCCACGGACCAAGCGCGACGACCGCGGCCTGGTCGTCTTCGCCGTCGGCACCCAGGGCATGGGGACCCAGTGCGCCCCGTCGCGCCAGATGGCGGCCGGGCGCGAGTACGAATCCATCTTCATCACGGGTCTGCTGGCGCGCGGCTACAACGTCGTCGTCCCGGACTACCAGGGCCTCGGCGTGGACGGCACCCACACCTACATGTCGCGCCAGGTGCAGGGGCACGTGGTCCTCGACGCCCTGCGCGCGGCGCAGCAGCTCGACAACCCCGACATCCCGGTCAGCGGTCCGACCGCCATCGCCGGGTACTCCCAGGGCGGCGGCGCGGCCGCGTCAGCCGCCGAGCTCTGGCACGAGTACGCCCCCGAGCTCGACGTGAAAGGCGCCGTCTGCGGGGCCGTCCCGGCTGACTTCCCGCTGGTCGCCGCGATGCTCGACGGGAGCCCCTACTTCGCGTTCCTCGGCTACGCGCTGGTCGGGCTGTCGAGCGACTACGGGATCGACCTCGGTCCGCTGCTCAGCGAACGGGGGCACGAGGTCGCCGCCGCACTGACCCACCAGTGCATGTTCGAGTCGCTGCGCCGCTACGCGTTCACCCGCTCGAGCACCCTGACCGCCGACGGGCGCTCGATCGGCTCGATGCTCCGGGAGGAGCCCTTCGCGACGATCGTCGCCGAGCAGAAGCTGGGTGACGGCCGGTACCCGCGGATGGAGGCGCTGGTCTCCCACAGCCACCTCGACGACGTGGTGCCGTTCGAGTGCGGCCGAGGACTCGCCGAGCGCTGGGCCGGACAGGGCGCGCGGGTGAGGCTGTCGGCTAACTACGCGCCGACCCACGCAGCCGCAGCACTCACGTCCTACTCGACCGCGTTCGCCTTCCTCAACGGCCGGTTCGCGAACAAGCCGATGCGGGCGAACACCAAGCGGTACCTGCACAGCCTGGTCGAACCCGCCGGCCTGCCCGCAGCGGACTGA
- a CDS encoding TetR/AcrR family transcriptional regulator → MSAASTPESRLSSITGTRRDELLAIAAGLFAERGFKNTTVRDIADAAGILSGSLYHHFDSKESMVDELLDTFQTELWKQYDAIEASDRTPKEKLVAVVQASFEAIGEHRNEVAIFQSDALYLATFDRFDYLIERNRKFRTLWTGLLEAGVASGELRADLDVALVYRFLRDTVWVAVRWYRPGGTLTPADVADQYLTILLEGIAKGSPHA, encoded by the coding sequence GTGTCAGCAGCCAGCACGCCTGAATCTCGACTGAGCTCGATCACCGGGACGCGGCGCGACGAGCTCCTCGCCATCGCAGCGGGGCTCTTCGCCGAGCGCGGTTTCAAGAACACCACCGTCCGCGACATCGCGGACGCTGCCGGCATCCTCTCGGGGAGCCTCTACCACCACTTCGACTCCAAGGAGTCGATGGTCGACGAGCTGCTCGACACCTTCCAGACCGAGCTCTGGAAGCAGTACGACGCCATCGAGGCCAGCGACCGGACCCCGAAGGAGAAGCTGGTCGCCGTCGTCCAGGCCTCCTTCGAGGCGATCGGCGAGCACCGCAACGAGGTGGCGATCTTCCAGAGCGACGCGCTGTACCTCGCGACGTTCGACCGGTTCGACTACCTGATCGAGCGGAACCGGAAGTTCCGCACCCTGTGGACCGGGCTGCTCGAGGCGGGTGTCGCCAGCGGCGAGCTGCGTGCGGACCTCGACGTCGCCCTGGTCTACCGGTTCCTGCGCGACACCGTCTGGGTGGCCGTGCGGTGGTACCGACCCGGCGGCACCCTGACCCCGGCCGACGTGGCCGACCAATACCTCACCATCCTCCTCGAAGGAATAGCGAAGGGATCTCCTCATGCCTGA